CCAGAGTGAGTTTCCCCTGCTGGAGCCGCTTAAACACACTGGAGCCGGCAGGGAGAGCGTTGCGGAAAATCACCTCAAGCGGCAGCAGGAAATTCCTCAGGTCGGGTGTATAGGCAGAGTAGTCGTAGCGATCGCCGCGCACTGTGGGGCGGATCACCTGCAGGAGGGATACTTCCATGGTGTTCACTGGCGACCCGAGCTGCGACAGGCGGACGGTGCACCCATCCTGGACGAGCCCGCGGTAGTGCGTGGCGATGCCGAGCCGCTCCGCTTTTTCGAAAAAGTAGGCACCGATAAGGCAGAGGGCCTCCCCTTTGCGTGCAATGTGATCGGGCATTTCCCCCCAATCGAACACCGAATAACGGTCCGAAAAAACGAACCGGCCTTTGCCTGGGTGCTCAGCGGTAGGTGGTGTGAGGATATGCAGGTCTTTCACACTGCCCACGGGTTGCTCCTTCCTTGTCTGCAGGTCTTTGCTGTACGACCGATGGGGTGCACAGCCGAGGAACCTCCGGCGGCAAAGGTCGCGTGCGCCAGTCGTCGGTTTTATGTGACGTTCAAAGATAGCGGGAGCAGGAGACAAAATCAAGTACAAAGTGCGGGGGTATGAAAAAAAACTGCTTGCACTTGTCTCAAAAAATCCTACCTTTTCACAACCCCTAGCGAGCAACACCTGGAGGCTGATCTCGGCTCTTCGGCGCGGAGCAGGCCCTGGTGGCCACACGTTCAGACACGTGCAGCGGTGGCGGGAGTTGCACGCACCCGGGTACCGGAACCGGTTCAGCCTCGAGTGCTGCCGGCGAGGAAAACACTTTGCGCGGTGTACTATGGCGTAGCGGTGCAGGCACGTCAGCGCATGGAGGAAAGCTATGTTGAACTACATCTGGCTGGCGCTGGTGGCAATTGCCCTCGTCGTGGGTGCGGTCACCGGGAAGATCGAGGCTGTTACCCAGAAGGCCTTTGAGATGGCCAACACCGGCGTTGACATCGCCCTTGGTTTGATTGGCATCATGGCTTTGTGGCTGGGGATTATGAAACTGGCGGAAGAGGCAGGTTTGGTGCGCATGCTGGCGCGCGCCATCCGACCCATCAGCACGCGCCTATTTCCAGATGTGCCGCCCGAACACCCAGCCATGGGAGCAATGGTGCTTAATCTCGCCGCCAACTGGCTCGGGCTGAGCAATGCTGCCACCCCCTTAGGGTTGAAGGCCATGGAACACCTTCAGACGCTCAACCCCAAGAAGGATACGGCAACCAATGCGATGATCATGTTTCTTGCCCTCAACACGGGCAGCATCTCCCTCATTCCTGCCACCATGATCGCCGTCAGGGCCAAGACTGGAGCTGCGAATCCATGGGACATCATCGGGAGCACGGTCTTCTCGTCCACCTTTGCGTGCATCACTGCGGTGACGGTGACCAAGATCGTGCAGAGCCTGGAAGGAGGCGCAGGAGAGTTCCTCGGCCGTCTGCGGCGGCACCTCAAGAGTTTACTCGTGCTGGGAGCAGTGATCGTCACCCTTGTTGTCCTGGGAACAGTAGGTGTCCTCAGCCGCGCGCTGGCACTTCTCCCTCCGGGGTTTTTCAAGAACGCGCTGCTGCTCCTTTCGCAGTGGGCCATTCCCGTGCTGCTCTTCATCATCCCGGTGCTGGCCTTCGCCAAGAAGGTGAAGGTGTACGAAACCTTCATCAGCGGCGCTAAGGAGGGGTTTGAAGTGGCGGTCAAGATCATTCCCTACTTGGTGGGGATTCTGGTCGCCATCGGGATGTTGCGTGCCTCTGGCGCACTGGATGTCTTTGTTCGCTTACTGGCGCCGGTGACCAACCTCATCGGCATGCCCGCGGAAGTGCTGCCGGCTGCGCTCATGCGTCCCCTGTCCGGGAGCGGCACCCTGGGCATCATCACCGAGCTCATCAACACGCATGGGGTGGACTCGTTCATCGGCCGGCTGGCCTCGACCATCTATGGGTGCAGCGAGACAACATTCTACGTGGTAGCGGTCTATTTCGGCTGCGTCCAGGTGACCAAGACGAGGTACGCCGTGCCCGTGGGACTGATTGCGGATGCAGCAGGGGTGCTCGCGGCGGTGTTTATCTGCCGGATAATGTTCTTGTAGTGACGGCGCCGCCCGCGGGGAATGGTCTCGCTTCCGCCATTTGTGGGGAAGTTGGGCTCGTGCAGAGGAGAAGAAAGCGTTCCTGGTCAGCCCGAGTGGGCAGGCAAGGGTGCCTTCTTGACCCTGGCAGAAGCTAAGAGGGGCGCCAGCTTCCACCAGCAGGCCGTGCAGGCGATGCTGCCGTGCCAGATGCGGCTTGACCACCCTTGCGGACTCCAGTGTGCGCCGCCATCTGCCTGTTTGGCCTTCCTGGAGAAAGGCAGAGAGACCACGAAGAAAAGTGCTGGCACAAGGAGACCCACGATGCAGGA
Above is a genomic segment from candidate division KSB1 bacterium containing:
- a CDS encoding spore maturation protein; translation: MLNYIWLALVAIALVVGAVTGKIEAVTQKAFEMANTGVDIALGLIGIMALWLGIMKLAEEAGLVRMLARAIRPISTRLFPDVPPEHPAMGAMVLNLAANWLGLSNAATPLGLKAMEHLQTLNPKKDTATNAMIMFLALNTGSISLIPATMIAVRAKTGAANPWDIIGSTVFSSTFACITAVTVTKIVQSLEGGAGEFLGRLRRHLKSLLVLGAVIVTLVVLGTVGVLSRALALLPPGFFKNALLLLSQWAIPVLLFIIPVLAFAKKVKVYETFISGAKEGFEVAVKIIPYLVGILVAIGMLRASGALDVFVRLLAPVTNLIGMPAEVLPAALMRPLSGSGTLGIITELINTHGVDSFIGRLASTIYGCSETTFYVVAVYFGCVQVTKTRYAVPVGLIADAAGVLAAVFICRIMFL